In Plasmodium vivax chromosome 14, whole genome shotgun sequence, the genomic window ACTAcgtatataatgtatatatatatttatccaTTCATTCTAAATTTAACTAAGAATGTGATTAATGAAAGGTATAATACGTCACTTTAGACCGTATTATTAATACAATTTTAACGTCTATTAGTTacgtaataattataataatcataGGTCATTAAAATGAACGCGTAagtaacataaaaatatgtatattaaagTGCGCTTTGGGGGTTTATAAGaatattgttattttctCCCTATTTGACAAAACATATATAACGTTTGCTCTATTGGCACATTAAATTATCAGTAGTTGCATATTGATTTAATTAGAATTAAATTATCACATGTACTTATTAATAAAAGTTAATATCAATGAAATGCTCAAATATCCTCAATTTTTACTATTTGATATGTTCCTTTGTAGCATGTATGTTGCGgagttatttatttataaatatatttaagtgttattttaatgttatgATTGGTTGTATCACACATGTgatatcattttaaaataaaattattaaatattcaCTTTTACGTAAATAAGCGTGcaataatatgtaaaaataatcttCAATTAACAAGTTTGTAAGTTAAGAATTGctaaatttacttttttgcaATAACGATGTATGATATTTTTGCTAACATGTTGTAATCAACATGTGtaacgtatatatatgtaatataatatatttttttattgctcAAAATGGATTATTTCCCtaagatatttttatttttgtattattttttttttatcggtTATATGAGATATAAGTTTTCCGTTTAAGCGTTCGACGCTTAATCAAGGATACAAAGGATGTATTCTAATTCGTTCTAGAAAAACGatgtatacataaaataCACTCATTATATAACCATTCATTTTTGATGATAATGAATTATAAACTGCAGggtataatatttatatttttatgcataatttatattttgatttaTCGTTTTTTTAGCTGATTCACTGTATACCTTAAATTCATCGTCAAGTTTGATCAATTTTAATTCTAGgttatttttactaaaattATGCAACTAAATTTTAGCGTCCGAATGTGTATCATTAATTTGCGCCTCTAACTTTTGCATTGCACTGTTTAAGgactctatttttttttttttttttttgacgtgttttatattttctttgaatatatttatatcatcGAATACAGTGTTCTATTTATTAGCAATGCCTtaggttttttattttgtccataattattttatattttggcATATATTCAACTATTTCACTTAGCGTaatgataaatttttttttaccctagTTTGCGCAATCTTATATAGGTTTTCaattttccttaattttgcATGCAGTCTGCTAAGCATTtccttaaatatataattttcggGGGTTAAATTATCTAATGAatgtgatatatttatatgaatatttacaGGTTATTcttttacaatattattcTTCAGTTCTGGAAGATTATATAATTCTATGtctaaattatttaatatttcaGGTGTACCTTCAAAGTTCACTAAATAAGTGTTTTTCATATTCTCATTTAGtttttttgtgccaattTTCTATTTCATCTGTAGCAATTGcttttatatgtaaattttgatATTCTTCATAAAGTTCTGCTGAATCGACTacacatatttatacattatgGTTAGCAAAACGATTAATGATCTGTTATTCCCTGTTTTAAATTCTGTGTTTttaattgtaaattttttcacaacGTAGAGAGCATCTTTAATTAGTTTTCCAATTTATAGAAcataatttttccccttcataatttttgggaaatatttcattagttttatatcatattttagatagtttttcaaatttcattttatttcttctcgCAAGAATGctgctattttttctttttctattaGTTGCACTAGTAGTTTCACATCGTCATcaatttctttctttaatGTTTGAACTTGAGTTTTTAAAGCATTAGCTGTACGAGAAGAatcctttattttcttaGAATTTTTAGATATCTGTGATTTTTGATTGTTTATGGCATCTATTATTTCTAAAATCTTTCTGTCTGTCTCTAGTGCATTTAAACCTTTTTGAATTTGATTTATTCTATTTTCCATCGCCTCCTTTTGTGTTATGTTGAATTGAATTATATCCTTTAAAGGGTTAATAAACCCTTCTGCCTTCCTTATAGCTTGTTCTAATTtaactattttttcatcatatttctttttagcCTCTTTAATTTCCGCATTTGAGTAAATTCTATGTCGTTCTATCGGTTTAGCACTCGAAGCAAGCAACGGTTCTGCggattttatttcttcacaaATAGAAATGGTGGAATTACAGGTTGATACCGAGAATGAAGAATCAATGAGAGtagttaatttatttctcaAGGCGCTCtctatttttccaaaaacaTCATAAAGTATTCgttctttatttttgaatacaTCTTCCAacacatttatatgtttagTACTGAAAAGAAAAGCAGAGTAGTGCGTAACTAACACAACATAATGACTCTTAAGATcgtcttttttatattgttgAGGTATTTTCTctgaattaatatattttacatattcgGATCcgtatttaattttttctaagtgaatattaattttatctataatatatttaatttcatCTAATACAAAATCTGCTGTATCGGAAGTAACGCTTGGTGTTAATTctgattttattttcgttATTGCATCAACAGCagatttatatatattattaattttatttatagcatcattttttttttttttttcaaaattactAATTTCTGACATATAAGTTTTAAGGATATtagcatatatatttgttgAACAATTGTTATCCCAATTACAGCTGATGGAATCTAGAGTATTGAGAATTATTAACTCAGCATATGTTATTGccctataattttttctatgaaTTAATCTTAAACAGACATGAAATGACGCAAGTCGTTTTCGGTATTCATTTCTTTCATTGGAATAATGAGCTCTTTGGAATTTATGCCTTTCTGGATTTTCTAATCGATATACTGTagtatataattcttttaaatgaTTAGAACATATATCTACATTTTTCCGTACAATTTGGGAAATGTGTTGTATTTGTGGATTATAATCACTTATAATGAAATTCCCCAATTCTCCGTACTGTAAtgcaatatttttcatttcagtTAAGTAATATTCTTTAGGATGATATGGACTGATTACACAAACTATATTATTATCGTAATCGATGACACTGACATGACGCAAACggttaattatattatttatgttgtTTCCAACAGTACTTTGAATGAAGGAATTTGAAACagtatgcaattttttattatcatcttccattttattattctttgcATCCGGTGCATAtatgttgctttttttcaaGTAAGAGTAATGGGATGGTTTCGTTGTATCTTCGTGGTTGTTTAAATGCCCCACTGATGaactattttgtaaatttgaCGTTCTGAGATTTTCACTATTATTACTGTTTTCATCATTATTGTcactattattattgttgTCATTATTGTTGCCATTATTGTTGTCGTTATGATTATTTGCCTTATCATCCTTTTCGGCACCCTTATATCCGTCTTTATCAGGGCTCATTAAGTTAACATATGCTGGTAATAGCTTCCGATGATATTTTAGTCTTCCGGGTTTGTTTCGATTGACATCCTTACATGATgctgaaaaatataagataTTAAAATTCAAATGAATACATGTTACAACAGATTTTAGCATATGTAACGATTcagttaaatgaaaatttatggAAATGTACAAACGTGAACATTTGCATTCaatttagggtttaggtttcagggtttagggttacaATAATTTGAGCGAAcatattcaaataaatttacgTGTATGTGCGCATGATTTAATTTTaccgaaaaaaataaatattaaattgtaaaagatGATCCAAAAGGctcttttttccatatttgcAATGgtagatgtttttttttaaaatgttaaatgtggttggaatatttttttttttgtacttttatAGAAGTCCTACATAATTAAATGTGCAGCTAGATAATGTGCTTGTAAATTACTTTAATGTGTGCAAGAGTTTAGTTATGTATAGTTCTTATAGATATTTGttccatatatatataatgtaaataGCTGAATTATCGTTAACAGGCATAGAAGTAATCGACACACTCAATATTTGGCAGAAGCGCAAGGAACATTCAAATTGTGTCACTAAAAAACATCATagataaaaatttagaaataaaCCGATATTACCAATGTAAGTAATTGAACAATAAATGCTTAGATGGTGTAAAGTTACGTAATAAGTGGGTGTCTTATTTTACAACCAGTAcaatttcatataaaatgtttttagTGCACAActctatttttattacatgtGTAATAAGGGAAATtgtaagaaataaaattaaactaaaaaaagtaattaaaagtaaaatggaaggaaaacgaaaaaaaaaaaaaaaaataaataatttttacatttaatgtTTTTCATGAAATAGAGAAAACaaatatttgcataaatataatgattataaaaagaacattaactttccaaattttttttttataaattagaacaaaaaaaaaaggaaaaaaaaatttatcaaacAAAAAGAGATAgccacgttttttttccactatttttaatttgtaagaatatatttaaattcggtaattttttttctacattgcttttttgtgtgtgtgaaACAAAGGTTcgtgtaaatataaataattttatgtaaaaataaatttgcttATAATATTAAGCACAGTTCGcttcaaattctttttttattctgaaATGTTTTATAACATTGTAACAAACGGTTCTGTTATgtatctttattttttattttatatcgGATGTTTGCGAAAGTAATATTAACATCAATGCTCTTTATCGGAATGAGGATAATCCTATATTGCTCTTATGTGCACTTCCagaaaaatcaaattttgtaaagaaattagtttatatttaaaatgcatATGTAATTATGAGTTTACGCATTATTCTAAAAGTAAATGGTTTTACAATGCCTAAACTTTAAACACACCAGATTTATTCTTAAAAAACGActatattatagaaaaagggaaaacaacaAACATTTCGGCTTCAGTATTTTTGAAAACCGCAAGTACTAAAGATCTTAAcaattgtacatttttttactatgTTAAAttgcaacaattttttttttgaatttttttttcccgagctttcccttttttttctatgagTGCACCCcatgatatttttatatatgaaaaaaatttgaatttatttattgaatGTGCTTTATCATTAATAAATGGGCTGTGAGCATCATTTTATATTAGAAACTTTTATTAAATGtgtaattttaatttatttccacacacttaactttttaagattattaatataattcacttttttaattcaatttttattcatttttgtgaaaagtCGTTATTATTTAGAATCAATAATTCAGtgatttattcaaaatgtttaatgTATTAAATGTGAAAATTATTACGATTACAGATTATTtctaaaaaagggaaaaatttactttttaataaataacaaatcGTTTTACGTGTTGTGCGAATTTGATATTACctcaattaaattttttttatttagcacattttttatttttatatatatctatttaattcttttttttttttttctttttttttataattcctAAAATATCAATACATTGCAGAAACATTCTATGGTTTCCTAGTACCTCTTTTGTTCGTATTTAAGTTAAGATTTCACGTTCTAATTTTATGTAGTATTAAATAGTTCACAAGTGTTAAGGCAAATGAAATAATCAAAGCCAGGAAATGTTTATTCTTAAAgaattgttaaaattttaaaaatttgcatagTACTAGAGCGGCACCATAATTTGAtgaaatagtaaaaatgtaaataaatatatgtatttagatttttcttcccacttTTCATTGATCTGTTTTAGATGATGTGTGCGTTATTAATAATAGAAATAAGAACAGGTATGCAAAGGCGAGGGGGCagtataacataaataaaattcttgTGCTAACGATATAATTAgcatataacattttaagcTGGCAAGGTTACGTTTAAATCATTCGTTTTATTACCTTTTTATAGTACATTAGTTGATGTGTGTGGGAGTTTATAAATTCCCCTCAATACACACAAAACTGTATTAGATGGAAGATGTAGTGGATCTATAgaaattaaaagtaaaataaatttgttttgcgtaaaaaaaggagtaactAACGAAAGTTACATATACGAGCAAAAGAGTTTTAAGTAAAAACCATTATAATATACGTTTATCAGAAATTAGTTGGTCGATATGTAATAATGAGATTCGTCTAAATAAATATAGGAATCCAGTCGTTACAATTTGGGTAGTGACACAATCTGGTGTAAATATGTAAGTAATGCGCCTTAATTATTAAACAATTTCCACGTTAGGCGaggaaataatataatgcCAGAAATCAAGAGTGATGGATTTAGGCAGCTACATGTACTTAATACATGGTTATatctttattaaaaaaaaaccataaaaatgttaaaaaaaaattactaacTTTTAAAGACTTTTAAAAGAGGAAACCTTATCCTTCAAACATATAATGCACGTTTTAGTGTGATTATTATCAGTCATCCTTTGATAAATGTTTTAGTGTAGAAATAGGGGTAGCGTTTTTTGAACAGTTATACAtgaaatgtaatatataagtatattatataacatgggaaaaaataaaaaaagagaaaaagaaaaaaacacataataCACATTTTCCAAAACATATTGACAATTAACAACTTTAGCAAATAGTACAATAATCAGATGTTTTATTTACTCAATACAAAAATAGAGGTccttaaataaatattaatttaaattgttataaCTATATCAGgagtacacatatatattatacttatgttcgtataaaaaatttatgcagCTCCATATCTATACACAGCATTATTATCATTGCTAGACAGCTCAATTTTCACAGGACTTCACAATTTTAACGCTAATTTTgaatccattttttacagAATTTACATAACATGGATGTGTGTTTATGTTTGTTTTAGTTCTCTTTTCCTATATCGTTTTTGTGAGCCATTACACATATAAGGCTATATAAAccaatataaaattatataattttttatttggatGGTTCTACCATGTTTCATTTCACCAAATGATTATATTTGATTATCTTTAGGGActtttaaatgaatatatatatgctattCTTTTACACGTGTTATAACGTTGGTTGCAGCATTTTGATTCCCCAGTTCTacttttatttcatttttactttacaATTCATCtaaatattcttttaaattattatagtaTTGTAATGGGTCAATATCTTCATGTTCACTATCGTCATCGTTCATTTGGttaaaagcatttttctGAAAGtgtttattattctttaatGCATTTAAATGTTTCACGAAATTTTTATCTTGCATTaagtttttaaattgtgTTTGAAAGACATCATTTTGCATTAATTCATTAAattgctttttaaaattttcattatttgaCAAAGCacttaatttttccattaaGTCATTATTACCTCCActaaataatttgtttatactgttttgtaaattttttaattgatcTTGTCTTTCCCTTTCGTCATTTGTTCTTTCATTTAATATTctatcacattttttatttaacgaATTACTTAGTGCGCTACCCTTGTCGTTTGATGCACTGAGACTTGGTgactaaaaattaaagcaaacatacaatttttaaaaatgtgtaattatttaaacaCTTATGAGCAtagccatttttaattatagaacaaattaaggaaaaggtaaaagaATTGTATCGTGTAATAGAATAATACCTCATTGCAATATTGCCACGTCCATATTAAAACAGAAAAGGTAAACGTTTTgctaaaaagaaacatattGGCTTCTTATCTGTAAGTTGCGTGTTTATGGCCCAGAAGTTTTTAGAGAAATTAAtctattgtatatataaattttttgacaATATATAGTAGGTTTTTATCTTGCAGTTTTAAttaactattttttattttataaaaatatagaacaaTTGTTCACccaatttaaatgaaaataattgttattatttattatatatattgacaCGAAAACTTATACCATGAAGACATAcggtaaaaatatatcagtAATGTTTCATATGaagttattataaattaatatatttaaataatcagCACAAaacaatattaaaaatacaaaatatttataaaaattacaatttatatataggTAACAAATCATTTActtcaaaagaaaaaaaaacatttaaaaatatacataaaaataatatagtttgtttttttatgtttttaatttggtAAAACTCGTgcataataataattcaaaaaaaaaataagcttTAATTGTACATATTGCATTTAAGTAGTAATTTTTATCAAGCCATTTTTATTGCCGTTTTGTATATTTCGGtaagaacaaaataatatatataatatttcatatatcaCTATACAATATAGTGTCTGTCACATATAAgcccatttttaaaatattttattgctGAGGTAATAGTAATATTATAGTTCAAAGcaccaaagaaaaaaagaaaaagttggTACAAGAATCATAATTTATAACGCTtctgtataaataaattttatataatattaaaataccatatattttttaatctaaaaataattaatatgagattataaagacaaaaattgcaaattatttatttgtttttgcttttatttgcTGAAATGTTGatgtaaaataaatcaatTATTTTACTATTCTAAAGGGAAGTAGCGCTTTTTTCGGCtcatattattattgaaCATGTCTATCTTTGTAcgtataatatgtataatattatatgtataaatttgGAATCCCCACTAAATAATGTTTATATTTGAAAGGAATTAAAGCCATAGCTAAGAATTTTTGacacgtacatatatttgaTTATGAATGTTTCATATAGTACTTAAAAAAccataacaaaaaatgaaaaataaataccaaaaattgtataaaaaaacgCTTATTCTTTCTTTGAGCTTTTACTCCTCTGCCATATATGCTTATTTGTAATTCGTGAACTCTTCGTATTTGCGgtttctgtttttatttcataagGTTTGATGCTTTcctatattaattattttttctttttgcatataaaaaacattaaataaGTTCAATGTAGTTGAAAATATTgatttttgaaatttttttgcctttatttaatgagaagaaagaaaacattttctattattaaaatatgcaaaaataaaatagaaaaaggaaaaaataacaacacGCGTGTGTATATTATTTGCATAGAGTTATACATTCTGGTTTCACACACCCCCTCCTAGGAGAGTTTTAAGAATTTGTCATATATTCTGaacatattatttgaatttttcagAATGTGTGATTTCATTATTGTAGATCGAGCGCGTGAAACTATTCTTTAgggtgtatatatatatttttaaattccttgTTAATGTAatcaaaaaagaattacattAGGAAGGTTTATAAgttttttgcttaaaattttattttgagaAATTTATGTGTAAAAGACACATGAAAAATTAGGAATGCTTTTATTATAGAAACAGCTCAATGGATATTCAtaaagcattttttatataatccaGTGGAAATTAAGGTTTTTGAATAGAAACATATTAACGGAAGCCGTATGTTATGCTGATTGTTtgatataattaattatgtatattattatgtagCACTCATCCtggttttataattttgatatACCATCAACTTTGGAAGATCCTCTGAAAATTAGAAAGAAAGCGTTTTTGTCTACATAACAATAACTATTTTTTACgctacatatttttaacgTTCTAATGCTGAGGAATGaggaaattttaattttatttcaaaacATGTATATTCGTATGTGAATGTTATTacacattttgtattttacaATGTAGTGGAATAGAATGAAAAGTCAGCGCGTAAATTCTATAAGAAATAGCAGTGACACTTGTTAATATAACTAATATGATTCCACGCTCGTATATTTCAGAATTAGAAAGAATTACATGTAGAACAAAtgctttcatattttatcgGGAGTCACTCTTAcgtaaatttaattaaatcgTTTGTagatgatgaaaaaatgatgaataaGAATTCTATACATGtgaatacatatatacatgctaCTTTctcttcgaaaaaaaaaggtttagCAACATTCTACATAAAACATTTATTCTTTAACCGTATGAATAATATTGATATATACGGACACTATTACAAGATTAGCAAACCATTATTGAAGGAAGATGGTAATATATGAGTTTTAATTATGTATGATAGGTGTAGTCGGAGTGAATTATATTCTTTGTGTTGAAGTGGATGGAAATTTGAAAACATATTACTTAAGGCATCCCTTGAAAATGAATGTTTcttacatgtttttttttaagaatgtTGGAGTTGTGTTGCTGAATAGTTAAAAAAGCGCAttcaataattattaaatatataatagaatGATCGATGAGTTTAACAAATtcttaattaaatatacataaagaAAGATTTCTGAATTTCCATCATAGTGTTGAATGCATTCCGTAAAATTGTAATGCTGGAGATTTTGCATTTTGTAAAGTGTTTAACCGTATTACGAATGAACATCGATAATAATGCACATCCAACTGATACAGGAAGTAGCTTTTtaatatgataatattacGAAATTTGgattcacaatttttatttttaagtttttttttaatgtcttatgctttttataaattttttgggGTTCactccttttattttgtcgacctattgttttttcccctgtgtAGATACAATAATAAACATTTCATCTCTATATGGTTGTTAGTAAATATGTactaaaataataatttgaaGCATTACATAGAGCCTGTAatgtaaatttaattatttattgttATATTTCTGCTTTCTAAAAGTATTTTATGCTTGGGTATATGTAGCATGATCGGATAACAAAAATTGTATGAATTGTTAAAGTTATGGtggtggaaaaaaacgagTGATCTCAATTTAAGAATTTACGcagtcaattttttttaatggaaTGTATGATTTGAGACGTTTGCTTAAggtaaatttataatattccaTGTTTTCTAACCTATATTTGGATAACCTTATATGTATCGTAGATTAAGTGAatagataaatatttaaaaatggatgagtagtaaaaagagaaaattaacTGAATGACTATGATgaagtaaatatttaattacgCATTCATTAGCGCAGACATTATAAGAAATGAAGTGTGTACATCTAAAggttattataaatttttttttaccattgataaaagagaaaaaatagtaataatatatattacattttaatcaCAATTAAACAATAGAAATCGGGAAACGccatatataatatgatatTACCTATTCATGTTTCATATACAGAAATT contains:
- a CDS encoding reticulocyte-binding protein 2 (RBP2), like (encoded by transcript PVX_101590A), whose product is MLKSVVTCIHLNFNILYFSASCKDVNRNKPGRLKYHRKLLPAYVNLMSPDKDGYKGAEKDDKANNHNDNNNGNNNDNNNNSDNNDENSNNSENLRTSNLQNSSSVGHLNNHEDTTKPSHYSYLKKSNIYAPDAKNNKMEDDNKKLHTVSNSFIQSTVGNNINNIINRLRHVSVIDYDNNIVCVISPYHPKEYYLTEMKNIALQYGELGNFIISDYNPQIQHISQIVRKNVDICSNHLKELYTTVYRLENPERHKFQRAHYSNERNEYRKRLASFHVCLRLIHRKNYRAITYAELIILNTLDSISCNWDNNCSTNIYANILKTYMSEISNFEKKKKNDAINKINNIYKSAVDAITKIKSELTPSVTSDTADFVLDEIKYIIDKINIHLEKIKYGSEYVKYINSEKIPQQYKKDDLKSHYVVLVTHYSAFLFSTKHINVLEDVFKNKERILYDVFGKIESALRNKLTTLIDSSFSVSTCNSTISICEEIKSAEPLLASSAKPIERHRIYSNAEIKEAKKKYDEKIVKLEQAIRKAEGFINPLKDIIQFNITQKEAMENRINQIQKGLNALETDRKILEIIDAINNQKSQISKNSKKIKDSSRTANALKTQVQTLKKEIDDDVKLLVQLIEKEKIAAFLREEIK